A stretch of the Aegilops tauschii subsp. strangulata cultivar AL8/78 chromosome 4, Aet v6.0, whole genome shotgun sequence genome encodes the following:
- the LOC141021237 gene encoding uncharacterized protein, whose amino-acid sequence MTNLVRWLFSTTRFTTFYFFLCIKFPLIYNLILLLICIFLFLCRFILCLIPIFNLFSSCFVGSSFLITLPPEIQDPQALAHLAGLNFYLSLYEQDPGWVTFIQNELNHNTPLEDIPGRLKLFLMEEKLSSMRQDVIQEFVALYQRVGPYLPIEPYLVDEALRSYLDHIHATDSFTVLQASYQDLRENEGGSVFFRNAVSHNRDLLEAESSARRCLEVEQRIRWEEIPKSKASLERAEHEHALDLFKSEDLRRELEKKSGVAQ is encoded by the coding sequence ATGACAAATCTGGTTCGATGGCTCTTCTCCACTACCCGCTTTACTACTTTCTATTTTTTCTTATGTATTAAGTTTCCCTTAATATATAATTTGATATTACTTTTGATTTGTATATTTTTATTCCTTTGTCGTTTTATATTATGCCTAATACCAATTTTCAATCTTTTTAGTTCGTGCTTCGTCGGCTCCTCCTTTCTGATCACTCTCCCGCCGGAGATTCAAGACCCCCAGGCTCTAGCTCATTTAGCAGGGCTAAACTTCTATCTGAGTCTTTACGAGCAGGATCCGGGATGGGTTACGTTCATTCAGAACGAGCTTAATCACAATACCCCCCTGGAAGACATACCTGGGCGGCTTAAGCTCTTCCTAATGGAAGAAAAGCTCTCTTCTATGCGACAAGATGTCATTCAGGAATTTGTGGCGCTTTATCAAAGAGTAGGGCCTTATCTACCGATCGAGCCCTACTTGGTCGATGAAGCGCTTCGTTCCTATCTGGACCATATTCACGCAACTGATTCTTTCACTGTTCTCCAAGCGTCTTATCAAGATCTGCGGGAGAATGAGGGAGGATCCGTTTTCTTTCGAAATGCTGTTTCCCACAACCGGGATCTCCTTGAGGCGGAAAGCTCCGCAAGGAGGTGCCTGGAAGTGGAACAGAGGATCCGGTGGGAAGAAATCCCCAAGAGCAAGGCAAGTCTCGAAAGAGCTGAGCACGAGCATGCTCTCGACTTGTTTAAGTCGGAGGATCTTAGAAGGGAATTAGAAAAAAAGAGTGGGGTTGCTCAGTAA